The following are from one region of the Nicotiana tabacum cultivar K326 chromosome 3, ASM71507v2, whole genome shotgun sequence genome:
- the LOC107804963 gene encoding uncharacterized protein LOC107804963 — protein MARKFSRLCTVACMYRSITGAKLQPPILPCTFQSRPHTILHGYCYPMLQLQALRSYARNRRSNYDLFGGGIPKPDEFKKAWAKQMDDEESRLWTASEDESDSDKTDSHSRLKKEIRKAKQRAKEQDSPIDADDSDELRSLWSDSDEEKTLWTGSEGDDDDDIPTEPYPNEKSDSYIDKLFEFEEKPQYRTLSEALKSEQEPEELSPGKQARKIAVENALKKLKKGPDGRYINVWEVMSDVDILIGAFENIISGPEYAELRQGGPKQLNMQFFKDIQARMRDPNYEFSPEMKLKPKSKVVPRKKWQKAESRRRKARKR, from the exons ATGGCTCGAAAGTTTTCTCGCCTTTGTACAGTTGCCTGCATGTACAGATCAATTACTGGAGCCAAATTGCAACCACCAATCTTGCCCTGCACATTCCAGTCTCGTCCACACACTATACTCCATGGCTATTGTTATCCTATGCTCCAACTTCAAG CATTGAGATCATATGCACGTAACAGACGTTCCAATTATGATCTATTTGGTGGCGGTATACCTAAACCAGATGAGTTTAAGAAAGCCTGGGCAAAACAAATGGATGACGAAGAGAGCCGTCTTTGGACAGCAAGTGAGGATGAAAGTGACTCCGATAAAACTGATAGTCATAGCCGTCTCAAGAAAGAGATTAGGAAAGCTAAACAACGAGCAAAAGAGCAAGACAGTCCTATTGATGCAGATGATAGTGACGAACTGAGAAGTCTGTGGTCCGATAGTGATGAAGAGAAGACATTATGGACCGGTAGTGAaggagatgatgatgatgatattccaACTGAACCATATCCGAATGAAAAGAGTGATAGCTACATTGATAAACTGTTTGAATTTGAGGAAAAACCTCAATATAGAACGCTCTCTGAAGCCTTGAAATCTGAGCAGGAACCTGAAGAGTTATCTCCTGGAAAGCAAGCTAGAAAAATTGCAGTGGAAAATGCCCTTAAGAAATTGAAAAAAGGACCTGATGGGCGTTACATCAATGTTTGGGAGGTTATGAGCGATGTGGACATTCTGATTGGTGCTTTTGAGAACATCATTTCAGGGCCAGAGTACGCTGAGCTGAGACAGGGAGGACCTAAGCAATTGAATATGCAATTTTTCAAAGACATACAAGCTCGTATGAGAGATCCAAACTATGAGTTCTCTCCTGAAATGAAATTGAAACCAAAGAGCAAAGTGGTACCTAGAAAGAAATGGCAGAAAGCAGAGTCTAGGCGTAGGAAAGCACGGAAACGATAG
- the LOC107804962 gene encoding uncharacterized protein LOC107804962 encodes MSATAHEFEYVRIQTYVLKVQIHCHGCMRKVKKLLTRIEGVYQVKMDVEEQVVIVYGNVDAATLIKKLNKSRKHAELLSENPLENQETQLLYNWFNDNNNHQNQGALNWCDYEKTQNPELLNWLNNIKHQNQMHSSYNSLGTSKMQPMFSPIERGFDHWGNKEFVDQSVRFDSLTGETNQNLYALGNMDYPYFGQEENITNNADFGITSPFENLPSIQAGSRNPMVDFQGLRNSNPSFAPNQGLKDINSRFADLGSKELGLRNLHTARGAYGYQPRQFSEINDMQACHYSNPPSTMMNSYRQKMYDNDIDNFNSDIYAYHPGRILNQTHGVFPPNISHPWNVNSYNI; translated from the exons ATGTCTGCCACTGCCCATGAATTTGAGTATGTGAGAATTCAG ACTTATGTTCTTAAAGTTCAGATCCACTGTCATGGATGCATGCGGAAGGTGAAGAAACTGCTTACAAGAATTGAAG GGGTTTATCAAGTGAAAATGGATGTCGAAGAACAAGTGGTCATAGTATATGGTAATGTGGACGCTGCAACACTGATCAAGAAACTAAACAAATCAAGGAAACATGCAGAGCTTTTATCAGAGAATCCATTGGAAAACCAGGAAACACAACTACTCTATAACTGGTTCAATGATAACAACAATCACCAAAACCAGGGAGCTCTAAACTGGTGTGACTATGAGAAGACTCAGAATCCGGAACTCCTTAACTGGCTCAATAATATCAAGCATCAAAACCAAATGCACAGCTCATACAATTCTCTTGGAACCTCCAAGATGCAGCCTATGTTTTCCCCTATTGAACGAGGCTTCGATCATTGGGGCAACAAAGAGTTTGTGGACCAGAGTGTTCGATTTGACTCCCTCACAGGTGAGACAAACCAAAACCTTTATGCACTAGGAAACATGGATTATCCATATTTTGGTCAGGAGGAAAACATCACTAACAATGCAGATTTTGGAATAACTTCCCCATTTGAAAATCTGCCAAGTATACAAGCTGGTAGCAGAAATCCAATGGTTGATTTCCAAGGTCTTCGAAACTCTAATCCTAGTTTTGCTCCAAACCAAGGTCTCAAGGATATTAATTCCCGTTTTGCTGATTTGGGAAGCAAAGAACTAGGACTGCGGAACTTACATACTGCTCGGGGGGCTTATGGATATCAACCAAGGCAATTCAGTGAGATAAATGACATGCAGGCTTGCCATTACAGTAATCCACCTTCAACAATGATGAACTCTTACAGGCAGAAAATGTATGACAATGACATTGACAACTTCAACAGTGATATTTACGCCTATCACCCAGGGAGGATTCTCAATCAGACACATGGTGTCTTCCCACCCAACATCAGCCATCCCTGGAACGTGAATAGCTACAATATTTGA